GCCTCGGCCACCACGACCGTCCCCACCGGCCGGGTGTTCCTCAGCGTCGGGTACACCCCCGAGAAGCACAGTCAGACGATGATCCTCGCGGGCTCCGACGAGGTGACCACCGCGAAGAGCGCCAAGGCCACCTGGACGCAGGCCAAGGGCCCGCTGCTCCAGGCCTCCGCCAAGGTCGACTGCACCGACAACGGTGTGCAGGTCACCATCACCAACACCGGTGACCAGGACGCGACCGTCACCGTGACCCCCGGCAAGGTCACCACCGTGGCGGCCGGCAAGACCGTGACCGTGCTCGTCCCGGTCGCCGAGGACGCCGCGTACGACATCAAGGTCACCGGCCCGGGCCTCAGCCAGGAGTTCAAGGGCGTCCTGGACTGCAAGACCAGCAGCACCACCGGTACCAC
The Kitasatospora paranensis genome window above contains:
- a CDS encoding LAETG motif-containing sortase-dependent surface protein; this translates as MFLSVGYTPEKHSQTMILAGSDEVTTAKSAKATWTQAKGPLLQASAKVDCTDNGVQVTITNTGDQDATVTVTPGKVTTVAAGKTVTVLVPVAEDAAYDIKVTGPGLSQEFKGVLDCKTSSTTGTTGTTGTTGTTGSTGTTGSGSTTGGGLAFTGGGGETPIIAGLAGALLLAGGAAVFALRRRGRHGRTSA